One part of the Verrucomicrobiota bacterium genome encodes these proteins:
- a CDS encoding BON domain-containing protein, whose protein sequence is MKTKYTLVLMTVLATVITCTPLRAARSDDARIVAAAKQSYVYRTYLKNDDIKIQSKDGLVTLKGEVSDRSHKDMAADTVESLPGVKSVDNQLVVKPADEHSDGWIEFKVKSALLFHRSVSGTRTTVAVKDGMVTLSGTASSQAEKDLTEEYAKDIEGVKGVKNEMTVSTTPPPRRMGEVIDDASITAQVKSALLTHRSTSAIKTKVTTRGGVVTVSGEAKNQAEKDLVTKLANDIHGVKSVVNAMEVKG, encoded by the coding sequence ATGAAAACAAAATACACGTTGGTTTTGATGACTGTGCTGGCCACGGTCATCACCTGCACGCCGTTGCGCGCCGCACGCAGTGATGATGCGCGTATCGTCGCGGCGGCCAAACAGTCTTATGTCTATCGCACTTATCTGAAGAACGATGACATCAAGATTCAATCGAAGGACGGACTTGTAACCTTGAAGGGTGAAGTTTCCGATCGCTCTCATAAAGACATGGCGGCGGATACGGTAGAAAGCCTCCCGGGCGTCAAGAGTGTCGATAATCAACTCGTGGTAAAACCAGCCGACGAACACTCCGACGGCTGGATCGAGTTCAAAGTCAAGTCCGCGCTGCTCTTTCATCGCAGCGTCAGCGGCACCAGGACGACCGTCGCAGTCAAAGATGGCATGGTAACCTTGAGCGGCACCGCCTCCAGCCAGGCCGAAAAGGACCTGACTGAGGAATACGCCAAGGACATTGAAGGCGTCAAAGGGGTCAAAAATGAGATGACGGTCTCCACCACGCCGCCACCTCGGCGCATGGGTGAGGTGATCGATGACGCCTCGATCACGGCACAGGTCAAGTCCGCGCTGCTCACGCATCGCTCGACGAGCGCCATCAAGACCAAGGTGACCACCCGGGGAGGTGTGGTCACGGTGAGTGGAGAGGCGAAAAACCAGGCTGAGAAAGACCTCGTCACCAAGCTCGCCAATGACATTCACGGCGTGAAAAGTGTCGTAAACGCCATGGAGGTGAAAGGGTAA
- the recJ gene encoding single-stranded-DNA-specific exonuclease RecJ encodes MKYRWSLAPPQPLLAERLASELKVSSLLAQCLLNRGFSEPTAINNFLRPRLKQLADPFFLPDMDTAVARLFLARARAEPLVIFGDYDVDGVTSTALLVEVLRSLGWTVHYYLPHRMEEGYGLSQDGVENCLQKFPVKLLLAVDCGSTAVTTIDWLRQRGIDVLVLDHHQVSSPAPAATALVNPQVGVQALAGSDPEQPKGWTPTFTELCSVGLAFKLAHALVKRGRDLGLAEARAYDLRPLLDLVALGTIADIVPLSGENRIFVAMGLERLNTTQRPGLLALKKVAQSPAQLGTYEVGFQLAPRLNAAGRLENAEEALHLLMARDLAEAMPLAQNLDAHNRERQKIERSIADEVIGALRARFNPQTDFVIVEGQLLWHIGVVGIVASRVLQQFYRPTIIVGGESGEWRGSGRSIEGFDLAAALRECNDLLVRHGGHAMAAGLTIQPDNLDALRLRLNDLARRLLKPDQLQPALRVDAEISLADLTLERLMEFNQLKPMGQGNPVVQLATRRVTHQRPLQRIGADKQHVKLWVTDGTATHEAVWWRAGNESLPVGQFDLAFAPQINEYNGRRAVQLKVLDWRPA; translated from the coding sequence ATGAAATACCGCTGGTCATTGGCGCCGCCGCAGCCTTTATTGGCGGAACGGTTGGCGTCCGAACTGAAAGTTTCTTCGCTGCTCGCGCAATGCCTGCTCAATCGAGGGTTTAGCGAGCCGACAGCCATCAACAATTTCCTGCGACCGCGCCTCAAACAACTCGCCGATCCTTTCTTTTTGCCGGACATGGACACGGCAGTGGCGCGTCTGTTCCTCGCCCGCGCCCGCGCCGAACCGCTCGTAATCTTTGGCGACTACGATGTGGACGGCGTCACCTCCACGGCGCTGCTGGTCGAGGTGTTGCGATCGCTGGGATGGACCGTTCATTATTATCTGCCGCACCGGATGGAAGAAGGCTATGGCTTGAGTCAGGATGGCGTGGAGAACTGCCTCCAAAAATTTCCCGTCAAACTCCTGCTGGCGGTGGACTGCGGCTCGACGGCAGTGACGACCATCGACTGGCTGCGTCAACGCGGCATCGATGTGCTGGTGCTCGATCATCATCAGGTTTCCTCACCCGCGCCCGCCGCCACTGCGCTCGTCAACCCGCAAGTTGGAGTTCAAGCTTTAGCTGGTTCGGACCCGGAACAGCCTAAAGGCTGGACTCCAACCTTCACTGAACTCTGCTCCGTCGGTCTCGCGTTCAAACTCGCCCACGCCCTTGTGAAACGCGGACGCGATCTTGGGCTGGCGGAAGCCCGCGCTTACGACCTGCGCCCGCTGCTGGACCTCGTCGCGCTTGGCACGATTGCGGACATCGTGCCGTTGTCCGGGGAGAACCGCATTTTCGTGGCGATGGGCCTGGAGCGCTTGAACACCACTCAGCGACCCGGTCTGCTCGCTTTGAAAAAAGTGGCGCAGTCCCCGGCGCAACTCGGCACCTACGAAGTCGGTTTTCAACTGGCGCCGCGCTTGAACGCCGCCGGACGTTTGGAGAACGCAGAAGAAGCCTTGCACCTGCTCATGGCGCGCGACCTGGCCGAAGCAATGCCGCTGGCGCAAAATCTCGATGCGCACAATCGTGAGCGACAGAAAATCGAGCGCAGCATTGCTGACGAAGTCATCGGCGCACTACGCGCGCGCTTCAATCCCCAGACGGACTTCGTCATCGTGGAAGGGCAGTTGCTCTGGCACATCGGCGTGGTTGGCATCGTGGCGTCGCGCGTGTTGCAGCAGTTTTATCGGCCCACGATTATCGTCGGTGGCGAGAGCGGCGAATGGCGCGGGTCGGGCCGCAGCATCGAAGGCTTCGATCTGGCGGCGGCGTTGCGCGAGTGCAACGACCTGTTGGTGCGTCACGGCGGCCATGCGATGGCGGCGGGCTTGACGATTCAACCGGACAATCTGGATGCCTTGCGCCTTCGCCTCAACGACCTTGCGCGCCGCCTGCTGAAGCCCGATCAACTGCAACCGGCGCTGAGGGTCGATGCGGAAATTTCGCTCGCCGATCTGACTTTGGAACGGCTGATGGAGTTCAACCAATTGAAACCGATGGGACAGGGAAATCCCGTCGTTCAACTCGCCACCCGCCGTGTCACGCATCAACGCCCATTGCAACGAATCGGCGCGGACAAACAGCATGTCAAACTCTGGGTCACGGACGGCACTGCCACGCACGAGGCGGTCTGGTGGCGCGCGGGCAACGAATCGCTGCCGGTCGGTCAGTTCGATCTCGCCTTCGCGCCGCAGATCAACGAATACAATGGCCGGCGCGCGGTGCAGTTGAAGGTTTTGGATTGGCGACCGGCGTGA
- a CDS encoding TerC family protein: protein MLATITITPWHWVGFVSCVLIFLAVDLGLFHRQAHVVRFKEALAWTTVWCTLAMLFAVGLAPLRGKQETVEFLTGYLIELSLSMDNVFVIALIFTYFRVPSHYQHRVLFWGILGALLMRGVMIGLGSVLILRFHWMLYVFGAFLMFTGVRMFFAGEVGVHPEKNLIIRLARKFFPVATEYEGQKYLLRRHGRWVLTPLALVLLTVETTDLIFAVDSIPAIFAVTQKPFIVFTSNVFAILGLRSLYFVLAGAIDHFRFLKFGLSIVLVFIGGKMLAEIWGYETSTTVSLVIVAGIILISILASVCNRPHR from the coding sequence ATGCTTGCGACGATTACCATCACTCCGTGGCATTGGGTGGGGTTTGTCAGTTGCGTGCTGATTTTTCTGGCGGTGGATCTTGGCTTGTTCCACCGGCAGGCGCATGTGGTGCGTTTCAAGGAGGCGCTGGCCTGGACCACGGTCTGGTGCACGCTGGCGATGTTGTTTGCCGTTGGATTGGCGCCGTTGCGCGGCAAGCAGGAAACCGTCGAGTTCCTGACGGGCTACCTCATCGAACTGTCGCTGTCGATGGACAACGTGTTTGTGATCGCGCTGATCTTCACGTATTTCCGAGTGCCATCACATTATCAACATCGCGTGTTATTCTGGGGCATTTTGGGCGCTCTTCTGATGCGCGGGGTGATGATCGGCTTGGGTTCGGTGTTGATCCTCCGGTTTCATTGGATGCTGTATGTCTTCGGCGCGTTCCTCATGTTCACCGGGGTCAGAATGTTTTTTGCCGGGGAGGTCGGCGTGCATCCGGAAAAGAATCTGATCATCCGGCTGGCGCGCAAATTCTTTCCGGTCGCCACCGAGTATGAGGGGCAGAAATATCTGTTGCGCCGCCACGGCCGCTGGGTATTGACGCCGCTGGCGTTGGTCTTGTTGACAGTGGAGACGACTGATTTGATTTTCGCGGTGGATTCCATCCCCGCCATTTTCGCCGTCACGCAAAAACCGTTCATCGTTTTCACCTCGAACGTGTTCGCCATTCTCGGTCTGCGCTCGCTTTATTTCGTGCTGGCCGGGGCGATTGATCATTTTCGCTTTCTCAAGTTTGGTCTCTCGATTGTGCTGGTGTTCATTGGTGGCAAGATGCTGGCGGAAATCTGGGGTTATGAAACGTCAACCACCGTCTCCCTGGTGATCGTCGCCGGCATCATTCTGATTTCCATCCTGGCCTCGGTCTGCAACCGGCCGCATCGCTGA
- the secD gene encoding protein translocase subunit SecD has protein sequence MNRNNLWKWIFVVLTVIWSFYEIYPPNGRDLTLVFQERAVRRDAAYTNIIDTLKPLQQKNAERAFGNLLDAIGTNDITRYFPFFEIKQEANPTRAILNRLQREAAGRIKRGLDLQGGTSFLVGVDLTKATSLANTETAGTNQLSTNTSPQDVSQKNERILSQAVEVLRRRVDKFGVAEPIIQPAGADRILIQLPGLSEAERETARITIQKAAYLEFRLAHPETDDLVLQGITEPGYEFLRHPHKSKTGQDVPGYLVKKKHELTGKSIKSAMVSRNMINNSPEIDFVLNDEGAQIFSRVTRENIGHQLAIVLDGELYSAPVINGEIGARGMIEGSFTPEEAQQLANVLENPLEAPVKIIESREVDPSLGKDSIRSGMNAALIGTIAVAGFMLVYYLFAGLVANLALVLNIIILMGVMCSIGTTLTLPGIAGIVLTIGMAVDANVLIFERIREELAAGKSMRGALAAGYNKAFGTIFDSNLTTLISSVILIFMGTGPVKGFGVTLTIGVTVSMFTALVVTRLIFDWLLAKEWLKKLPMLHIIRGSKIDFMKWAAPAFIASWLLIVIGNGYGIFVRGHGVLGVDFVGGDQQTYSFAQKVEVDKIRDTLKTLNVGDAAIQYQKDIATKTENLRITTAFNSADKVKTELERKFPAAQFKSLSVDKVGPTVGAEITRVAILASLLAMFGILVYVAFRYEFSFSVGAVVAIIHDILMTMGWFFLSGRELSAPIVAAILTIIGFSINDTIVIFDRIREDLKLGVRGTFKEVMNQALNQTLSRTIITSGTVFIATLCLYLFGGGVINDFAFTFLVGILTGTYSSIYIASALVLWWHKGERPKMGASQVVMDQTVTTRG, from the coding sequence TGGATGCGATCGGGACGAATGACATCACGCGCTATTTTCCATTCTTTGAAATCAAGCAGGAAGCGAATCCGACGCGCGCCATCCTGAATCGTCTGCAACGTGAGGCCGCGGGTCGGATCAAGCGGGGTTTGGATTTGCAGGGTGGCACATCGTTCCTCGTGGGTGTGGACCTGACCAAAGCGACGAGCCTGGCCAACACCGAAACTGCTGGCACGAATCAGTTGAGCACCAACACCTCGCCGCAAGATGTGTCGCAAAAGAACGAACGGATTTTATCGCAGGCGGTCGAGGTCCTGCGCCGGCGTGTGGATAAATTCGGCGTGGCCGAACCAATCATTCAGCCGGCGGGCGCGGACCGTATTCTGATTCAACTGCCCGGCTTGTCCGAAGCGGAAAGAGAGACCGCCAGAATCACGATCCAGAAGGCGGCTTATCTGGAATTTCGGCTGGCGCATCCGGAGACCGACGACCTTGTTCTGCAAGGAATAACCGAACCGGGCTACGAGTTTTTGCGGCACCCGCATAAATCGAAAACGGGGCAGGACGTGCCCGGCTACCTCGTCAAAAAGAAACATGAACTGACCGGCAAATCCATCAAGAGTGCCATGGTTAGTCGCAACATGATCAATAATTCACCGGAAATTGATTTTGTCCTGAACGACGAAGGCGCGCAGATTTTCTCCAGGGTGACACGCGAGAACATCGGACATCAACTTGCCATCGTGTTGGACGGCGAGCTTTATTCCGCGCCGGTTATCAACGGCGAAATCGGCGCGCGCGGGATGATCGAGGGCAGTTTCACACCCGAAGAGGCGCAGCAACTGGCGAACGTGCTGGAGAATCCGCTGGAAGCGCCGGTCAAGATCATCGAATCACGGGAAGTGGATCCATCGCTCGGAAAAGATTCCATCCGCAGCGGGATGAACGCGGCATTGATTGGCACGATCGCCGTCGCTGGTTTCATGTTGGTTTACTATTTGTTCGCCGGCCTCGTTGCCAACCTCGCCCTGGTCCTGAACATCATCATTTTGATGGGGGTCATGTGTTCGATTGGCACGACCCTCACGCTGCCAGGCATTGCCGGTATCGTGCTGACCATCGGCATGGCGGTGGATGCCAACGTGCTCATCTTCGAGCGCATTCGTGAAGAACTGGCGGCGGGCAAATCGATGCGTGGCGCGCTGGCCGCCGGCTACAACAAAGCCTTCGGCACCATCTTCGATTCGAACCTTACCACGCTCATTTCATCGGTCATTTTGATTTTCATGGGCACCGGGCCGGTGAAAGGGTTCGGCGTGACGCTGACGATTGGTGTGACCGTCAGCATGTTCACGGCGCTGGTTGTCACCCGCCTGATTTTCGACTGGCTGCTGGCCAAGGAATGGCTCAAGAAACTGCCAATGCTGCACATCATACGCGGCAGCAAAATCGATTTCATGAAATGGGCGGCGCCTGCCTTTATCGCCTCCTGGCTGTTGATTGTCATCGGCAACGGTTACGGCATCTTCGTCCGTGGGCACGGCGTGCTGGGTGTGGATTTTGTCGGCGGCGACCAGCAGACCTATAGCTTCGCGCAAAAGGTCGAGGTGGATAAAATCCGCGACACCTTGAAGACGCTCAACGTGGGCGATGCCGCAATTCAGTACCAGAAGGACATTGCAACAAAAACGGAAAACCTGCGCATCACCACCGCGTTCAACAGCGCTGACAAAGTGAAGACCGAGTTGGAACGAAAATTCCCGGCGGCGCAATTCAAGTCACTCTCCGTGGACAAGGTCGGCCCGACGGTTGGCGCAGAGATCACGCGGGTTGCAATTCTCGCCTCGCTGCTGGCGATGTTTGGCATCCTGGTCTATGTCGCGTTCCGCTATGAATTCTCCTTCTCTGTTGGCGCGGTCGTGGCCATCATCCACGACATTCTGATGACGATGGGCTGGTTCTTCCTGAGTGGTCGGGAACTGAGCGCGCCGATCGTGGCCGCCATCCTCACGATCATCGGTTTCTCGATCAACGACACCATCGTCATCTTCGACCGGATTCGGGAAGACCTGAAGCTGGGCGTGCGTGGCACGTTCAAGGAAGTGATGAACCAGGCGCTTAACCAGACGTTGAGCCGGACCATCATCACCAGCGGTACCGTGTTCATCGCCACCCTCTGTCTTTACCTGTTTGGCGGCGGCGTGATCAACGACTTTGCCTTCACGTTTCTCGTCGGCATTCTCACCGGCACCTACTCGAGCATCTACATCGCCAGTGCGCTCGTCCTTTGGTGGCACAAAGGCGAACGGCCCAAGATGGGCGCCTCACAGGTGGTGATGGATCAAACCGTCACGACGCGCGGCTGA
- a CDS encoding DUF1328 domain-containing protein — MLNWTLAFLVIALLAALLGFAGIAGTAAWIAQVLFVLFLVLFLVSLIFGRKRV, encoded by the coding sequence ATGTTAAACTGGACATTGGCATTCCTCGTAATCGCCCTCCTGGCAGCCTTGCTTGGCTTCGCTGGAATCGCCGGAACAGCCGCGTGGATCGCGCAAGTGCTCTTCGTGCTCTTTCTGGTGTTGTTTCTGGTGTCGCTGATCTTCGGACGCAAGCGGGTCTGA
- a CDS encoding XdhC family protein, which yields MKNLVFQALAEAAHSGEPVALGVISGVKGSSPQKVGAKALFYADGRIKGTLGGGCLEAEIQHRAIQSLRSGEAETFDLLLDHDFGWDDGLICGGKVFGVILPNAQKVGEHFWNILAERSATKTWGVKKDFVVALAEAHTPTFPLSHFPSADWLYHETITPPCALWIAGAGHIAQAVAPLALQLDFNVTVFDDRPALCNHQFFPREVSLKADVWEKLSVLPLPKVPSFALIVTRGHRHDALVLRDWIHKPFLFFGMIGSQRKAHTIFEHFLEEKIATPEQLQRVACPVGIQIKSQSVQEIAVSIMAQFIEKRAELVSERQAASAAQFELVR from the coding sequence GTGAAAAATCTCGTCTTCCAGGCCCTCGCCGAGGCCGCGCACAGCGGTGAACCGGTGGCGCTCGGCGTCATCTCCGGCGTCAAAGGCTCCAGCCCGCAAAAAGTTGGCGCCAAGGCTCTCTTCTACGCCGATGGCCGGATCAAGGGAACACTCGGCGGCGGCTGCCTTGAAGCGGAGATTCAGCATCGCGCAATTCAATCCTTGCGAAGCGGAGAAGCCGAGACCTTCGATTTGCTGCTCGATCACGATTTCGGCTGGGATGATGGTTTGATTTGCGGCGGCAAAGTTTTCGGCGTGATTCTGCCCAATGCGCAGAAGGTCGGGGAACATTTCTGGAACATTCTCGCGGAGCGTAGCGCCACAAAAACGTGGGGCGTGAAGAAAGATTTTGTGGTCGCGCTGGCTGAAGCCCACACACCCACTTTCCCACTTTCCCACTTTCCCTCCGCCGACTGGCTTTATCATGAAACCATCACGCCGCCTTGCGCCTTGTGGATCGCAGGCGCGGGTCACATCGCCCAAGCCGTCGCCCCCCTCGCGCTGCAACTTGATTTCAACGTCACGGTGTTCGATGACCGTCCGGCGTTGTGCAACCATCAGTTCTTTCCACGTGAAGTTTCATTAAAGGCCGATGTCTGGGAAAAACTCAGCGTCTTGCCGCTGCCCAAGGTTCCGAGCTTTGCGTTGATCGTGACGCGTGGCCATCGCCACGACGCGCTCGTGCTTCGGGATTGGATTCATAAGCCATTTCTCTTTTTTGGCATGATCGGCAGCCAACGCAAAGCGCACACAATCTTCGAACACTTTCTCGAAGAAAAAATTGCCACGCCGGAACAGTTGCAGCGTGTTGCGTGTCCCGTGGGAATCCAGATCAAATCGCAAAGTGTGCAGGAAATTGCCGTGAGCATCATGGCGCAATTCATCGAGAAGCGGGCGGAGTTGGTCTCGGAGAGGCAGGCAGCCTCGGCAGCGCAATTCGAGTTGGTGCGATAG